One region of Thunnus albacares chromosome 8, fThuAlb1.1, whole genome shotgun sequence genomic DNA includes:
- the l3mbtl1b gene encoding lethal(3)malignant brain tumor-like protein 4 isoform X4 — MTEFGTLEIVTDLEVKGQEAEPKCETLDPAPSHSPTPPPEGQSQTGTAAAPANQSQSGSSQGKAPGPVLLSLEEGPSMEGPSVEVGPSVEVGSSGVMGSNRDLARCRACGGHAPRAALLQGKFCSSICAQPSSGRSSPGEARESQAVEGERLGKRVRKKRKIYMDSGDEEEDNQEEPEEKAKTTKGRRGPKIAKLVTAAPNKKRAWSWPAYLEEERAIAAPVKLFKEHQSFPQSRNSFKVGMKLEGLDPCHPSLFCVLTVAEIQGYRVRLHFDGYPECYDFWANADSWDMKPAGWCEKNGHKLLLPKGCKDGEFNWSMYVKNCRGQLAPKHLFKSLNTSVTPSGFRAGMKLEAVDRKNPSLICVATIAAVVDNRLLIHFDNWDDTYDYWCDASSPYIHPVGFCEEAELTLTTPAGKTQTKTHVEYKQPKSFSWEKYLEETGTQAAPARAFKPRPPHGFQIGMKVEAVDKRNPMLIRVTTIADTEDHRLKIHFDGWSSEYDYWVETDCPDLHPVGWCQKTGHPLQYPNGSSDVLSAPGQGCPTPGCNGVGHIRGPRYGTHYTQVSCPYSEMNLNKEGLLPDRLSGERPLTLSGPHPRGRRPDPHTNTTTQTSSTPDQPEGAEDSQNRKPVTVEAERSGRNSQSEPPGAASEQSQNGTRPKRTAPVPKYLKMHYVKEEIGDGKASPDAISLQQALHESVFSPGISASPPHRVALCWDKHCQLLPEVLGLTAKRVATWSAEEVAGFVKGLPGCKEHAATFKTEQIDGEAFLLLTQSDIVKILSIKLGPALKIYNSILMLKNADEE, encoded by the exons ATGACAGAGTTTGGTACTCTGGAGATTGTCACAGACCTTGAGGTCAAAGGACAGGAGGCAGAGCCTAAATGTGAGACCTTGGACCCAGCACCTTCTCACAGTCCCACCCCTCCACCAGAGGGCCAATCACAGACTGGCACAGCCGCagctccagccaatcagagtcagTCAGGATCATCTCAAGGTAAAG CTCCTGGTCCTGTTCTCCTGTCTTTAGAGGAGGGCCCCAGTATGGAGGGCCCCAGTGTGGAGGTTGGTCCAAGTGTTGAAGTTGGCTCCAGTGGTGTCATGGGCTCAAACAGGGACCTGGCAAGGTGCAGGGCCTGTGGTGGGCATGCTCCCCGGGCTGCCCTCCTTCAGGGCAAGTTCTGTAGCTCCATTTGTGCCCAGCCCTCCAGTGGCAG ATCATCTCCAGGGGAAGCACGGGAGAGTCAGGCAGTTGAAGGTGAGAGGCTGGGTAAACGTGTGCGCAAAAAGAGGAAGATCTATATGGATTCtggtgatgaagaggaagataACCAAGAGGAACCAGAG GAAAAAGCCAAGACGACCAAAGGCAGGAGAGGTCCCAAAATTGCCAAACTTG TGACTGCCGCGCCCAATAAGAAACGGGCGTGGAGCTGGCCTGCTTACCTGGAAGAGGAGAGGGCCATTGCTGCTCCTGTCAAACTATTTAAAGAG CATCAGTCATTTCCTCAAAGCAGAAACAGTTTTAAAGTGGGAATGAAGCTGGAGGGTCTGGACCCGTGTCACCCGTCTCTGTTCTGTGTGCTCACTGTTGCAGAG ATTCAAGGCTATAGGGTACGGCTCCACTTTGATGGCTACCCAGAATGCTACGACTTCTGGGCCAACGCCGACTCGTGGGATATGAAACCTGCAGGCTGGTGCGAGAAGAATGGACATAAGTTATTGTTGCCTAAAG GTTGTAAGGATGGAGAGTTTAATTGGAGCATGTATGTGAAGAATTGCAGGGGTCAGCTGGCCCCCAAACACCTTTTCAAGAGCCTAAACACA TCTGTGACTCCGTCTGGATTTCGAGCGGGGATGAAGTTGGAGGCAGTCGACCGGAAGAACCCTTCGTTGATCTGTGTAGCAACCATCGCAGCTGTAGTTGACAACAGGCTGCTCATTCATTTTGACAACTGGGATGACACATATGATTACTG GTGTGATGCTAGCAGTCCATACATCCATCCTGTGGGTTTCTGTGAAGAGGCCGAGCTAACTCTGACCACTCCAGCTGGTAAGACACAGACCAAGACACACGTGG AATATAAACAACCTAAGAGTTTCTCATGGGAGAAATATCTGGAAGAGACGGGCACGCAGGCTGCTCCTGCTCGGGCTTTCAAACCG CGGCCTCCACACGGCTTCCAGATTGGGATGAAAGTGGAAGCTGTGGATAAAAGGAACCCCATGCTCATCCGTGTAACAACTATAGCAGACACAGAGGACCACCGACTGAAG ATCCACTTTGATGGCTGGAGTTCAGAGTACGACTACTGGGTGGAGACAGACTGCCCTGATCTGCACCCTGTAGGGTGGTGTCAGAAAACTGGACACCCTCTACAATATCCTAACG GCTCCAGTGATGTATTGAGTGCCCCAGGGCAAGGATGTCCTACTCCAGGATGCAACGGGGTCGGCCACATCAGAGGACCTCGCTATGGGACCCACTACAC tcaGGTGAGCTGTCCCTACTCGGAAATGAATCTGAACAAAGAGGGCTTGCTGCCAGACCGTCTCAGCGGAGAGCGACCTCTCACCCTCAGTGGACCTCATCCCCGCGGGCGACGCCCTGACCCTCACACAAACACTACTACGCAGACCTCCTCAACGCCAGATCAGCCTGAAGGAGCTGAAGACTCCCAGAACAG GAAACCAGTGACCGTGGAAGCTGAGCGTTCAGGACGCAACAGCCAGTCAGAGCCACCAGGCGCCGCCAGTGAGCAAAGCCAAAATGGAACCAGACCTAAAAG GACTGCTCCAGTTCCCAAATACCTGAAAATGCACTATGTTAAAGAGGAAATTGGTGATGGTAAAG CCTCGCCAGACGCCATCTCTCTCCAGCAGGCTCTCCACGAGTCTGTGTTTTCCCCCGGCATCTCTGCCTCCCCCCCCCACCGGGTGGCTCTCTGCTGGGACAAACACTGCCAGCTGCTGCCTGAGGTCCTGGGGCTGACTGCCAAGAGAGTGGCCACATGGAGCGCTGAGGAG GTGGCTGGTTTTGTCAAAGGACTCCCAGGATGTAAAGAACATGCTGCTACATTTAAAACAGAG cAAATAGATGGCGAGGCCTTCCTGCTACTCACCCAATCAGACATCGTGAAGATTCTGTCAATCAAGTTAGGTCCAGCCCTGAAGATCTACAACTCCATCCTCATGCTGAAGAACGCCGATGAAGAataa
- the l3mbtl1b gene encoding lethal(3)malignant brain tumor-like protein 4 isoform X1 produces MTDTPPSDGPSQGAEFDMMGALDWKDGIATLPGSDIRFRMTEFGTLEIVTDLEVKGQEAEPKCETLDPAPSHSPTPPPEGQSQTGTAAAPANQSQSGSSQGKAPGPVLLSLEEGPSMEGPSVEVGPSVEVGSSGVMGSNRDLARCRACGGHAPRAALLQGKFCSSICAQPSSGRSSPGEARESQAVEGERLGKRVRKKRKIYMDSGDEEEDNQEEPEEKAKTTKGRRGPKIAKLVTAAPNKKRAWSWPAYLEEERAIAAPVKLFKEHQSFPQSRNSFKVGMKLEGLDPCHPSLFCVLTVAEIQGYRVRLHFDGYPECYDFWANADSWDMKPAGWCEKNGHKLLLPKGCKDGEFNWSMYVKNCRGQLAPKHLFKSLNTSVTPSGFRAGMKLEAVDRKNPSLICVATIAAVVDNRLLIHFDNWDDTYDYWCDASSPYIHPVGFCEEAELTLTTPAGKTQTKTHVEYKQPKSFSWEKYLEETGTQAAPARAFKPRPPHGFQIGMKVEAVDKRNPMLIRVTTIADTEDHRLKIHFDGWSSEYDYWVETDCPDLHPVGWCQKTGHPLQYPNGSSDVLSAPGQGCPTPGCNGVGHIRGPRYGTHYTQVSCPYSEMNLNKEGLLPDRLSGERPLTLSGPHPRGRRPDPHTNTTTQTSSTPDQPEGAEDSQNRKPVTVEAERSGRNSQSEPPGAASEQSQNGTRPKRTAPVPKYLKMHYVKEEIGDGKASPDAISLQQALHESVFSPGISASPPHRVALCWDKHCQLLPEVLGLTAKRVATWSAEEVAGFVKGLPGCKEHAATFKTEQIDGEAFLLLTQSDIVKILSIKLGPALKIYNSILMLKNADEE; encoded by the exons ATGACTGACACTCCACCCAGTGATGGTCCCTCCCAGGGAGCTGAGTTTGACATGATGGGTGCTCTGGACTGGAAGGATGGTATTGCCACATTGCCAGGCAGTGACATCAGG tttcgCATGACAGAGTTTGGTACTCTGGAGATTGTCACAGACCTTGAGGTCAAAGGACAGGAGGCAGAGCCTAAATGTGAGACCTTGGACCCAGCACCTTCTCACAGTCCCACCCCTCCACCAGAGGGCCAATCACAGACTGGCACAGCCGCagctccagccaatcagagtcagTCAGGATCATCTCAAGGTAAAG CTCCTGGTCCTGTTCTCCTGTCTTTAGAGGAGGGCCCCAGTATGGAGGGCCCCAGTGTGGAGGTTGGTCCAAGTGTTGAAGTTGGCTCCAGTGGTGTCATGGGCTCAAACAGGGACCTGGCAAGGTGCAGGGCCTGTGGTGGGCATGCTCCCCGGGCTGCCCTCCTTCAGGGCAAGTTCTGTAGCTCCATTTGTGCCCAGCCCTCCAGTGGCAG ATCATCTCCAGGGGAAGCACGGGAGAGTCAGGCAGTTGAAGGTGAGAGGCTGGGTAAACGTGTGCGCAAAAAGAGGAAGATCTATATGGATTCtggtgatgaagaggaagataACCAAGAGGAACCAGAG GAAAAAGCCAAGACGACCAAAGGCAGGAGAGGTCCCAAAATTGCCAAACTTG TGACTGCCGCGCCCAATAAGAAACGGGCGTGGAGCTGGCCTGCTTACCTGGAAGAGGAGAGGGCCATTGCTGCTCCTGTCAAACTATTTAAAGAG CATCAGTCATTTCCTCAAAGCAGAAACAGTTTTAAAGTGGGAATGAAGCTGGAGGGTCTGGACCCGTGTCACCCGTCTCTGTTCTGTGTGCTCACTGTTGCAGAG ATTCAAGGCTATAGGGTACGGCTCCACTTTGATGGCTACCCAGAATGCTACGACTTCTGGGCCAACGCCGACTCGTGGGATATGAAACCTGCAGGCTGGTGCGAGAAGAATGGACATAAGTTATTGTTGCCTAAAG GTTGTAAGGATGGAGAGTTTAATTGGAGCATGTATGTGAAGAATTGCAGGGGTCAGCTGGCCCCCAAACACCTTTTCAAGAGCCTAAACACA TCTGTGACTCCGTCTGGATTTCGAGCGGGGATGAAGTTGGAGGCAGTCGACCGGAAGAACCCTTCGTTGATCTGTGTAGCAACCATCGCAGCTGTAGTTGACAACAGGCTGCTCATTCATTTTGACAACTGGGATGACACATATGATTACTG GTGTGATGCTAGCAGTCCATACATCCATCCTGTGGGTTTCTGTGAAGAGGCCGAGCTAACTCTGACCACTCCAGCTGGTAAGACACAGACCAAGACACACGTGG AATATAAACAACCTAAGAGTTTCTCATGGGAGAAATATCTGGAAGAGACGGGCACGCAGGCTGCTCCTGCTCGGGCTTTCAAACCG CGGCCTCCACACGGCTTCCAGATTGGGATGAAAGTGGAAGCTGTGGATAAAAGGAACCCCATGCTCATCCGTGTAACAACTATAGCAGACACAGAGGACCACCGACTGAAG ATCCACTTTGATGGCTGGAGTTCAGAGTACGACTACTGGGTGGAGACAGACTGCCCTGATCTGCACCCTGTAGGGTGGTGTCAGAAAACTGGACACCCTCTACAATATCCTAACG GCTCCAGTGATGTATTGAGTGCCCCAGGGCAAGGATGTCCTACTCCAGGATGCAACGGGGTCGGCCACATCAGAGGACCTCGCTATGGGACCCACTACAC tcaGGTGAGCTGTCCCTACTCGGAAATGAATCTGAACAAAGAGGGCTTGCTGCCAGACCGTCTCAGCGGAGAGCGACCTCTCACCCTCAGTGGACCTCATCCCCGCGGGCGACGCCCTGACCCTCACACAAACACTACTACGCAGACCTCCTCAACGCCAGATCAGCCTGAAGGAGCTGAAGACTCCCAGAACAG GAAACCAGTGACCGTGGAAGCTGAGCGTTCAGGACGCAACAGCCAGTCAGAGCCACCAGGCGCCGCCAGTGAGCAAAGCCAAAATGGAACCAGACCTAAAAG GACTGCTCCAGTTCCCAAATACCTGAAAATGCACTATGTTAAAGAGGAAATTGGTGATGGTAAAG CCTCGCCAGACGCCATCTCTCTCCAGCAGGCTCTCCACGAGTCTGTGTTTTCCCCCGGCATCTCTGCCTCCCCCCCCCACCGGGTGGCTCTCTGCTGGGACAAACACTGCCAGCTGCTGCCTGAGGTCCTGGGGCTGACTGCCAAGAGAGTGGCCACATGGAGCGCTGAGGAG GTGGCTGGTTTTGTCAAAGGACTCCCAGGATGTAAAGAACATGCTGCTACATTTAAAACAGAG cAAATAGATGGCGAGGCCTTCCTGCTACTCACCCAATCAGACATCGTGAAGATTCTGTCAATCAAGTTAGGTCCAGCCCTGAAGATCTACAACTCCATCCTCATGCTGAAGAACGCCGATGAAGAataa
- the l3mbtl1b gene encoding lethal(3)malignant brain tumor-like protein 4 isoform X2 — MTDTPPSDGPSQGAEFDMMGALDWKDGIATLPGSDIRFRMTEFGTLEIVTDLEVKGQEAEPKCETLDPAPSHSPTPPPEGQSQTGTAAAPANQSQSGSSQAPGPVLLSLEEGPSMEGPSVEVGPSVEVGSSGVMGSNRDLARCRACGGHAPRAALLQGKFCSSICAQPSSGRSSPGEARESQAVEGERLGKRVRKKRKIYMDSGDEEEDNQEEPEEKAKTTKGRRGPKIAKLVTAAPNKKRAWSWPAYLEEERAIAAPVKLFKEHQSFPQSRNSFKVGMKLEGLDPCHPSLFCVLTVAEIQGYRVRLHFDGYPECYDFWANADSWDMKPAGWCEKNGHKLLLPKGCKDGEFNWSMYVKNCRGQLAPKHLFKSLNTSVTPSGFRAGMKLEAVDRKNPSLICVATIAAVVDNRLLIHFDNWDDTYDYWCDASSPYIHPVGFCEEAELTLTTPAGKTQTKTHVEYKQPKSFSWEKYLEETGTQAAPARAFKPRPPHGFQIGMKVEAVDKRNPMLIRVTTIADTEDHRLKIHFDGWSSEYDYWVETDCPDLHPVGWCQKTGHPLQYPNGSSDVLSAPGQGCPTPGCNGVGHIRGPRYGTHYTQVSCPYSEMNLNKEGLLPDRLSGERPLTLSGPHPRGRRPDPHTNTTTQTSSTPDQPEGAEDSQNRKPVTVEAERSGRNSQSEPPGAASEQSQNGTRPKRTAPVPKYLKMHYVKEEIGDGKASPDAISLQQALHESVFSPGISASPPHRVALCWDKHCQLLPEVLGLTAKRVATWSAEEVAGFVKGLPGCKEHAATFKTEQIDGEAFLLLTQSDIVKILSIKLGPALKIYNSILMLKNADEE; from the exons ATGACTGACACTCCACCCAGTGATGGTCCCTCCCAGGGAGCTGAGTTTGACATGATGGGTGCTCTGGACTGGAAGGATGGTATTGCCACATTGCCAGGCAGTGACATCAGG tttcgCATGACAGAGTTTGGTACTCTGGAGATTGTCACAGACCTTGAGGTCAAAGGACAGGAGGCAGAGCCTAAATGTGAGACCTTGGACCCAGCACCTTCTCACAGTCCCACCCCTCCACCAGAGGGCCAATCACAGACTGGCACAGCCGCagctccagccaatcagagtcagTCAGGATCATCTCAAG CTCCTGGTCCTGTTCTCCTGTCTTTAGAGGAGGGCCCCAGTATGGAGGGCCCCAGTGTGGAGGTTGGTCCAAGTGTTGAAGTTGGCTCCAGTGGTGTCATGGGCTCAAACAGGGACCTGGCAAGGTGCAGGGCCTGTGGTGGGCATGCTCCCCGGGCTGCCCTCCTTCAGGGCAAGTTCTGTAGCTCCATTTGTGCCCAGCCCTCCAGTGGCAG ATCATCTCCAGGGGAAGCACGGGAGAGTCAGGCAGTTGAAGGTGAGAGGCTGGGTAAACGTGTGCGCAAAAAGAGGAAGATCTATATGGATTCtggtgatgaagaggaagataACCAAGAGGAACCAGAG GAAAAAGCCAAGACGACCAAAGGCAGGAGAGGTCCCAAAATTGCCAAACTTG TGACTGCCGCGCCCAATAAGAAACGGGCGTGGAGCTGGCCTGCTTACCTGGAAGAGGAGAGGGCCATTGCTGCTCCTGTCAAACTATTTAAAGAG CATCAGTCATTTCCTCAAAGCAGAAACAGTTTTAAAGTGGGAATGAAGCTGGAGGGTCTGGACCCGTGTCACCCGTCTCTGTTCTGTGTGCTCACTGTTGCAGAG ATTCAAGGCTATAGGGTACGGCTCCACTTTGATGGCTACCCAGAATGCTACGACTTCTGGGCCAACGCCGACTCGTGGGATATGAAACCTGCAGGCTGGTGCGAGAAGAATGGACATAAGTTATTGTTGCCTAAAG GTTGTAAGGATGGAGAGTTTAATTGGAGCATGTATGTGAAGAATTGCAGGGGTCAGCTGGCCCCCAAACACCTTTTCAAGAGCCTAAACACA TCTGTGACTCCGTCTGGATTTCGAGCGGGGATGAAGTTGGAGGCAGTCGACCGGAAGAACCCTTCGTTGATCTGTGTAGCAACCATCGCAGCTGTAGTTGACAACAGGCTGCTCATTCATTTTGACAACTGGGATGACACATATGATTACTG GTGTGATGCTAGCAGTCCATACATCCATCCTGTGGGTTTCTGTGAAGAGGCCGAGCTAACTCTGACCACTCCAGCTGGTAAGACACAGACCAAGACACACGTGG AATATAAACAACCTAAGAGTTTCTCATGGGAGAAATATCTGGAAGAGACGGGCACGCAGGCTGCTCCTGCTCGGGCTTTCAAACCG CGGCCTCCACACGGCTTCCAGATTGGGATGAAAGTGGAAGCTGTGGATAAAAGGAACCCCATGCTCATCCGTGTAACAACTATAGCAGACACAGAGGACCACCGACTGAAG ATCCACTTTGATGGCTGGAGTTCAGAGTACGACTACTGGGTGGAGACAGACTGCCCTGATCTGCACCCTGTAGGGTGGTGTCAGAAAACTGGACACCCTCTACAATATCCTAACG GCTCCAGTGATGTATTGAGTGCCCCAGGGCAAGGATGTCCTACTCCAGGATGCAACGGGGTCGGCCACATCAGAGGACCTCGCTATGGGACCCACTACAC tcaGGTGAGCTGTCCCTACTCGGAAATGAATCTGAACAAAGAGGGCTTGCTGCCAGACCGTCTCAGCGGAGAGCGACCTCTCACCCTCAGTGGACCTCATCCCCGCGGGCGACGCCCTGACCCTCACACAAACACTACTACGCAGACCTCCTCAACGCCAGATCAGCCTGAAGGAGCTGAAGACTCCCAGAACAG GAAACCAGTGACCGTGGAAGCTGAGCGTTCAGGACGCAACAGCCAGTCAGAGCCACCAGGCGCCGCCAGTGAGCAAAGCCAAAATGGAACCAGACCTAAAAG GACTGCTCCAGTTCCCAAATACCTGAAAATGCACTATGTTAAAGAGGAAATTGGTGATGGTAAAG CCTCGCCAGACGCCATCTCTCTCCAGCAGGCTCTCCACGAGTCTGTGTTTTCCCCCGGCATCTCTGCCTCCCCCCCCCACCGGGTGGCTCTCTGCTGGGACAAACACTGCCAGCTGCTGCCTGAGGTCCTGGGGCTGACTGCCAAGAGAGTGGCCACATGGAGCGCTGAGGAG GTGGCTGGTTTTGTCAAAGGACTCCCAGGATGTAAAGAACATGCTGCTACATTTAAAACAGAG cAAATAGATGGCGAGGCCTTCCTGCTACTCACCCAATCAGACATCGTGAAGATTCTGTCAATCAAGTTAGGTCCAGCCCTGAAGATCTACAACTCCATCCTCATGCTGAAGAACGCCGATGAAGAataa
- the LOC122986679 gene encoding uncharacterized protein LOC122986679, producing MTAASPACSPASTQSSPVCLPACHRHLRKGKDFPAKLHLRSAPGVWLMLGVAVVLVGMGVAVAGYVSAVPKPVGGRGSTHVERMKLAGPVVMGVGLFIFICAATLLYENRDREALRRETAEDLEDLKGGDGWEDSQDQPSFSCQEQCECKDVEPGSWATPAHTLPLSNQNWGPAPAPPPPLPRRDRHNISSSRSSPLAPLDAGGKEEEDRMQEGAEKEGRSTLLARVLHHQEPTPHCSSSPCPSSVSHSSVHSDSCNSSEVNFNIRTGSPLPPEH from the coding sequence ATGACGGCAGCCAGTCCTGCCTGCAGCCCGGCCTCAACCCAGTCGTCACCTGTCTGCCTCCCAGCATGCCACAGACACCTGAGGAAAGGCAAAGACTTCCCGGCCAAACTGCACCTGCGCTCGGCCCCGGGCGTGTGGCTCATGCTGGGTGTAGCGGTGGTGCTGGTGGGGATGGGTGTGGCGGTGGCGGGTTATGTATCCGCTGTGCCAAAGCCTGTGGGGGGCCGTGGCAGCACCCATGTCGAGAGGATGAAACTAGCAGGGCCCGTGGTCATGGGAGTGGgcctcttcatcttcatctgcGCCGCCACGCTGCTGTATGAGAACCGGGACCGCGAAGCCCTCAGGCGAGAGACGGCTGAGGACCTTGAGGATCTGAAGGGAGGAGACGGCTGGGAGGATTCACAGGACCAGCCCAGCTTCAGCTGTCAGGAGCAGTGTGAGTGTAAAGATGTAGAGCCGGGATCCTGGGCCACTCCGGCACACACGCTCCCCCTCTCAAACCAGAACTGGGGccctgctcctgctcctcctcctcctctgcctcgcAGGGACAGacacaacatcagcagcagcagatcatCTCCGCTGGCTCCTCTGGATGCAGGaggcaaagaggaggaggacagaatgCAGGAGGGAGCAGAGAAGGAGGGGAGGTCAACCCTTCTGGCCCGAGTTCTGCACCACCAGGAGCCAACTCCTCactgctcctcctccccctGCCCGTCGTCTGTTTCTCACTCCTCCGTCCACTCGGACTCATGCAACTCCAGCGAGGTCAACTTTAACATACGGACAGGCTCTCCTCTGCCGCCTGAGCACTGA
- the l3mbtl1b gene encoding lethal(3)malignant brain tumor-like protein 4 isoform X3, whose product MTDTPPSDGPSQGAEFDMMGALDWKDGIATLPGSDIRFRMTEFGTLEIVTDLEVKGQEAEPKCETLDPAPSHSPTPPPEGQSQTGTAAAPANQSQSGSSQGKAPGPVLLSLEEGPSMEGPSVEVGPSVEVGSSGVMGSNRDLARCRACGGHAPRAALLQGKFCSSICAQPSSGRSSPGEARESQAVEGERLGKRVRKKRKIYMDSGDEEEDNQEEPEEKAKTTKGRRGPKIAKLVTAAPNKKRAWSWPAYLEEERAIAAPVKLFKEHQSFPQSRNSFKVGMKLEGLDPCHPSLFCVLTVAEIQGYRVRLHFDGYPECYDFWANADSWDMKPAGWCEKNGHKLLLPKGCKDGEFNWSMYVKNCRGQLAPKHLFKSLNTSVTPSGFRAGMKLEAVDRKNPSLICVATIAAVVDNRLLIHFDNWDDTYDYWCDASSPYIHPVGFCEEAELTLTTPAEYKQPKSFSWEKYLEETGTQAAPARAFKPRPPHGFQIGMKVEAVDKRNPMLIRVTTIADTEDHRLKIHFDGWSSEYDYWVETDCPDLHPVGWCQKTGHPLQYPNGSSDVLSAPGQGCPTPGCNGVGHIRGPRYGTHYTQVSCPYSEMNLNKEGLLPDRLSGERPLTLSGPHPRGRRPDPHTNTTTQTSSTPDQPEGAEDSQNRKPVTVEAERSGRNSQSEPPGAASEQSQNGTRPKRTAPVPKYLKMHYVKEEIGDGKASPDAISLQQALHESVFSPGISASPPHRVALCWDKHCQLLPEVLGLTAKRVATWSAEEVAGFVKGLPGCKEHAATFKTEQIDGEAFLLLTQSDIVKILSIKLGPALKIYNSILMLKNADEE is encoded by the exons ATGACTGACACTCCACCCAGTGATGGTCCCTCCCAGGGAGCTGAGTTTGACATGATGGGTGCTCTGGACTGGAAGGATGGTATTGCCACATTGCCAGGCAGTGACATCAGG tttcgCATGACAGAGTTTGGTACTCTGGAGATTGTCACAGACCTTGAGGTCAAAGGACAGGAGGCAGAGCCTAAATGTGAGACCTTGGACCCAGCACCTTCTCACAGTCCCACCCCTCCACCAGAGGGCCAATCACAGACTGGCACAGCCGCagctccagccaatcagagtcagTCAGGATCATCTCAAGGTAAAG CTCCTGGTCCTGTTCTCCTGTCTTTAGAGGAGGGCCCCAGTATGGAGGGCCCCAGTGTGGAGGTTGGTCCAAGTGTTGAAGTTGGCTCCAGTGGTGTCATGGGCTCAAACAGGGACCTGGCAAGGTGCAGGGCCTGTGGTGGGCATGCTCCCCGGGCTGCCCTCCTTCAGGGCAAGTTCTGTAGCTCCATTTGTGCCCAGCCCTCCAGTGGCAG ATCATCTCCAGGGGAAGCACGGGAGAGTCAGGCAGTTGAAGGTGAGAGGCTGGGTAAACGTGTGCGCAAAAAGAGGAAGATCTATATGGATTCtggtgatgaagaggaagataACCAAGAGGAACCAGAG GAAAAAGCCAAGACGACCAAAGGCAGGAGAGGTCCCAAAATTGCCAAACTTG TGACTGCCGCGCCCAATAAGAAACGGGCGTGGAGCTGGCCTGCTTACCTGGAAGAGGAGAGGGCCATTGCTGCTCCTGTCAAACTATTTAAAGAG CATCAGTCATTTCCTCAAAGCAGAAACAGTTTTAAAGTGGGAATGAAGCTGGAGGGTCTGGACCCGTGTCACCCGTCTCTGTTCTGTGTGCTCACTGTTGCAGAG ATTCAAGGCTATAGGGTACGGCTCCACTTTGATGGCTACCCAGAATGCTACGACTTCTGGGCCAACGCCGACTCGTGGGATATGAAACCTGCAGGCTGGTGCGAGAAGAATGGACATAAGTTATTGTTGCCTAAAG GTTGTAAGGATGGAGAGTTTAATTGGAGCATGTATGTGAAGAATTGCAGGGGTCAGCTGGCCCCCAAACACCTTTTCAAGAGCCTAAACACA TCTGTGACTCCGTCTGGATTTCGAGCGGGGATGAAGTTGGAGGCAGTCGACCGGAAGAACCCTTCGTTGATCTGTGTAGCAACCATCGCAGCTGTAGTTGACAACAGGCTGCTCATTCATTTTGACAACTGGGATGACACATATGATTACTG GTGTGATGCTAGCAGTCCATACATCCATCCTGTGGGTTTCTGTGAAGAGGCCGAGCTAACTCTGACCACTCCAGCTG AATATAAACAACCTAAGAGTTTCTCATGGGAGAAATATCTGGAAGAGACGGGCACGCAGGCTGCTCCTGCTCGGGCTTTCAAACCG CGGCCTCCACACGGCTTCCAGATTGGGATGAAAGTGGAAGCTGTGGATAAAAGGAACCCCATGCTCATCCGTGTAACAACTATAGCAGACACAGAGGACCACCGACTGAAG ATCCACTTTGATGGCTGGAGTTCAGAGTACGACTACTGGGTGGAGACAGACTGCCCTGATCTGCACCCTGTAGGGTGGTGTCAGAAAACTGGACACCCTCTACAATATCCTAACG GCTCCAGTGATGTATTGAGTGCCCCAGGGCAAGGATGTCCTACTCCAGGATGCAACGGGGTCGGCCACATCAGAGGACCTCGCTATGGGACCCACTACAC tcaGGTGAGCTGTCCCTACTCGGAAATGAATCTGAACAAAGAGGGCTTGCTGCCAGACCGTCTCAGCGGAGAGCGACCTCTCACCCTCAGTGGACCTCATCCCCGCGGGCGACGCCCTGACCCTCACACAAACACTACTACGCAGACCTCCTCAACGCCAGATCAGCCTGAAGGAGCTGAAGACTCCCAGAACAG GAAACCAGTGACCGTGGAAGCTGAGCGTTCAGGACGCAACAGCCAGTCAGAGCCACCAGGCGCCGCCAGTGAGCAAAGCCAAAATGGAACCAGACCTAAAAG GACTGCTCCAGTTCCCAAATACCTGAAAATGCACTATGTTAAAGAGGAAATTGGTGATGGTAAAG CCTCGCCAGACGCCATCTCTCTCCAGCAGGCTCTCCACGAGTCTGTGTTTTCCCCCGGCATCTCTGCCTCCCCCCCCCACCGGGTGGCTCTCTGCTGGGACAAACACTGCCAGCTGCTGCCTGAGGTCCTGGGGCTGACTGCCAAGAGAGTGGCCACATGGAGCGCTGAGGAG GTGGCTGGTTTTGTCAAAGGACTCCCAGGATGTAAAGAACATGCTGCTACATTTAAAACAGAG cAAATAGATGGCGAGGCCTTCCTGCTACTCACCCAATCAGACATCGTGAAGATTCTGTCAATCAAGTTAGGTCCAGCCCTGAAGATCTACAACTCCATCCTCATGCTGAAGAACGCCGATGAAGAataa